Proteins from one Triticum aestivum cultivar Chinese Spring chromosome 7A, IWGSC CS RefSeq v2.1, whole genome shotgun sequence genomic window:
- the LOC123154811 gene encoding (R)-mandelonitrile lyase-like, which translates to MRLVNSSYEWVEQELTFQPEVHGWQAAVRAALLEANVTPWNGFTVEHVTGTKIGATTFDASGRRHSAADLLAFARPGRLHVAVRAAVTRVIINPINPAARRGRSRPAVAAVGVVYQDRLLQQHHALLRPGGEVILSAGTLGSPQLLLLSGVGPANDLTSLGIPVSVDAPDVGKHVFDNPRNGISIIPSVPIDHSLIQVVGIPCANGTASYLEAASYIVPVSPMLRPAGPFISPTSPLYVTMATIMEKVPGPLSEGSLWLSSPNPVETPSVRFNYFSRPEDLAQCLVGVRRVAQVLQSRTMDIFRSAVGTSGQGRRGRGGRDFRIVGATLPLDWSTNNTSVADFCRRTVATLWHYHGGCVVGRVVDKDFRVMGTQSLRVVDGSTFSVTPGTNPQATVMMMGRYMGLRMIAERHSRRLVNTSSYSELQE; encoded by the exons ATGCGGCTGGTGAACTCATCGTATGAGTGGGTCGAGCAAGAGCTGACATTCCAGCCGGAGGTGCACGGGTGGCAGGCGGCGGTGAGGGCCGCGCTGCTGGAAGCTAATGTGACGCCGTGGAACGGCTTCACGGTGGAACATGTCACTGGCACAAAGATTGGTGCCACCACCTTCGATGCATCGGGACGCCGCCACAGCGCCGCGGACCTCCTTGCTTTCGCCCGCCCTGGCCGTCTCCATGTCGCTGTCCGTGCTGCCGTTACCCGCGTCATAATTAACCCTATCAATCCTG CTGCACGCCGTGGAAGGTCACGACCAGCAGTAGCAGCAGTTGGCGTCGTGTACCAGGACCGTCTTCTCCAGCAGCACCATGCCCTGCTGCGTCCGGGTGGGGAGGTCATACTTTCTGCAGGTACACTTGGAAGTCCCCAGTTGCTGCTTCTCAGCGGCGTTGGCCCTGCCAACGATCTTACGTCCCTCGGCATCCCTGTTTCCGTGGATGCCCCTGACGTTGGGAAGCACGTGTTCGACAACCCTCGCAACGGCATCTCCATCATCCCATCAGTCCCCATCGACCACTCCCTCATCCAGGTAGTCGGCATCCCTTGTGCCAACGGCACTGCCTCCTACCTCGAGGCTGCATCATACATCGTCCCCGTTTCTCCCATGCTGCGCCCCGCCGGTCCTTTCATCAGCCCGACTTCGCCGCTCTATGTCACCATGGCAACCATCATGGAGAAGGTCCCTGGCCCATTGTCCGAGGGCTCACTCTGGCTATCATCACCCAATCCCGTGGAGACCCCCTCAGTGCGCTTCAACTACTTCAGCCGCCCCGAGGACCTGGCGCAGTGCCTTGTCGGCGTGCGCCGCGTGGCGCAGGTGCTCCAGAGCAGGACGATGGACATATTCCGTTCGGCCGTAGGAACGTCGGGCCAGGGCAGGAGAGGGCGTGGTGGGAGGGACTTCAGGATCGTTGGGGCGACCCTGCCACTCGACTGGAGCACAAACAACACTTCTGTGGCGGATTTCTGCAGGCGAACCGTGGCCACGCTGTGGCATTACCATGGAGGGTGTGTGGTTGGAAGGGTGGTTGACAAGGATTTCCGGGTCATGGGCACGCAGTCGCTTCGCGTGGTGGATGGGTCGACGTTCAGTGTGACGCCCGGGACGAATCCTCAggccacggtgatgatgatgggcaG GTACATGGGGCTGAGGATGATCGCGGAGCGGCACAGCAGAAGGCTAGTGAACACATCATCATACAGTGAACTGCAGGAGTAA